A region of Pontiella agarivorans DNA encodes the following proteins:
- a CDS encoding cation:proton antiporter — protein MGVESHLVFVCIFLIGLCATSHYFRKSPLPIVCWIVLFGIIYGFLQEHLITQLPRIFLNPDVILYLILPVLIFDSTRKLRLKEAEAVVWPATVLATLGILVSMFVMAMPLLVFTKIPGMDLLLFCGIMSATDPVAVSAIFRVFPVPEKLKMLVEGESLLNDGTTVILFSLLYTRVIEGHDLIFADGVMQFVLSVSAALLLGVTAGAGCVLLMRSWRALKDHFIAPLLPLIAVYLVFCAAQGGFDVSGVIAVMAATLTMERMVRKIPRAEMPNHMDTRFYKGFWDFLSELANSILFFILGAEIGSHTDAFQWSLILISLVALLFSRSVVIYGFGVLFSVFRFRLPLSWMHVLNLGGLKGALSVALILMLPVDYRFRNVFLHTALVLSIFTLVVNILVVRGYLKKADLNVAG, from the coding sequence ATGGGTGTTGAAAGCCATCTGGTGTTTGTCTGTATTTTTCTGATCGGTCTTTGCGCAACCTCCCACTATTTCCGGAAGTCTCCGCTTCCGATCGTCTGTTGGATCGTTCTGTTTGGGATTATTTACGGATTTCTGCAGGAGCATTTAATTACGCAACTGCCGCGTATTTTTTTGAACCCCGATGTGATTCTTTATTTGATTCTGCCGGTTCTGATATTTGATTCCACACGGAAACTGCGCCTGAAAGAGGCGGAAGCTGTGGTCTGGCCGGCGACCGTTTTGGCTACACTGGGTATTCTGGTCAGTATGTTTGTGATGGCGATGCCGTTGTTGGTGTTTACGAAAATTCCGGGGATGGATTTGCTGCTGTTCTGCGGTATTATGTCGGCCACGGATCCGGTGGCCGTTTCGGCAATCTTCCGCGTATTTCCGGTTCCCGAAAAACTTAAAATGCTGGTGGAGGGGGAATCGCTCCTCAACGACGGTACAACGGTGATTCTTTTCTCATTGCTTTATACCCGGGTGATTGAAGGCCATGACCTTATTTTTGCTGACGGGGTCATGCAGTTTGTGCTGTCTGTTTCTGCGGCGCTGCTGCTGGGTGTGACGGCGGGAGCAGGATGTGTTTTGCTGATGCGCAGCTGGCGAGCCCTGAAAGATCATTTCATCGCCCCGCTGCTGCCGTTGATTGCGGTCTATCTGGTTTTTTGTGCGGCGCAGGGCGGGTTTGATGTTTCGGGTGTGATTGCGGTGATGGCGGCCACGCTGACAATGGAACGCATGGTAAGGAAGATTCCGCGGGCTGAGATGCCGAATCATATGGATACCCGGTTTTACAAAGGGTTCTGGGATTTTCTCAGCGAACTGGCCAATTCGATTCTGTTCTTTATTCTGGGGGCTGAGATCGGCAGTCATACCGATGCATTTCAGTGGAGCCTGATTTTGATCTCGTTGGTCGCGCTGCTGTTTTCCCGCAGTGTGGTGATCTATGGGTTCGGGGTGCTGTTCAGCGTGTTCCGGTTCAGGTTGCCTCTTTCATGGATGCATGTGCTGAACCTGGGAGGTCTCAAGGGTGCGCTTTCTGTGGCATTGATTCTGATGCTTCCGGTCGATTACCGGTTTCGGAATGTCTTTCTGCATACGGCACTGGTGCTGAGTATCTTTACGCTGGTGGTGAATATCCTAGTGGTTCGGGGATATCTGAAAAAAGCCGACCTCAACGTGGCCGGCTGA
- the rsxA gene encoding electron transport complex subunit RsxA, producing the protein MNEFLVITIGAILVNNFVLSKFLGVCPFLGVSKKLDTALGMSGAVIFVMTLASLVSSIINQLLLVPMKLQYLQTLVFIVVIASLVQLVEIMLQKLSAKLYESLGIFLPLITTNCAVLGAVVLNAKSAPESVQSTWYGATIYGFCSALGFALALILFSSLREKLDLAKVPEAFEGTAISLVTAGILAMAFLGFSGLV; encoded by the coding sequence ATGAATGAATTTCTCGTGATCACCATCGGCGCGATTCTCGTGAATAACTTTGTATTGTCGAAGTTTCTGGGAGTCTGTCCGTTTCTGGGGGTATCGAAAAAGCTGGATACGGCGTTGGGGATGTCGGGTGCGGTTATTTTTGTAATGACATTGGCGTCACTGGTGAGCTCGATTATCAATCAGCTGTTGCTGGTGCCGATGAAGCTGCAATATCTCCAGACGCTGGTCTTTATTGTGGTGATTGCTTCGCTGGTGCAGCTGGTGGAAATCATGCTGCAGAAACTCAGCGCTAAATTGTATGAGAGTCTGGGTATTTTTCTTCCGCTCATCACCACCAACTGCGCGGTGCTCGGGGCCGTGGTGCTCAACGCCAAGTCGGCTCCGGAATCGGTACAGTCGACCTGGTACGGGGCCACGATTTACGGATTTTGCTCCGCCCTGGGTTTTGCGCTGGCTCTGATTCTTTTTTCGAGTCTGCGCGAAAAGCTGGATCTCGCCAAAGTACCTGAGGCATTTGAGGGTACAGCCATCTCACTGGTCACCGCCGGCATTCTGGCTATGGCCTTTCTGGGCTTCTCCGGGCTAGTGTAA
- a CDS encoding RnfABCDGE type electron transport complex subunit B: MDVLLPILTVGVLGIFLGVIIGIVAKVFAVDIDERIEQVEEMLPGANCGGCGFAGCADFAKGVVAGKATPAGCPVCSPEDVVAISDYLGIAAEEKEKMVALVRCSGDIPNTVRSLYNGVRDCRSAVLVAGGAKGCDYGCLGFGSCAEACPFGAIEIRDGLAVVHKELCVGCENCVAACPKDLITMVPASATTHVYCNSPEKGAVKRKVCKTACIACRKCVKASGEEDYMEIDGFLIRSNYENPPPASLVEAAGCPTTALRIDEEHAKGAYGGASK; the protein is encoded by the coding sequence ATGGATGTATTATTACCTATTTTGACGGTTGGTGTTCTCGGCATTTTTCTCGGTGTGATTATCGGAATTGTGGCGAAGGTTTTTGCGGTGGATATCGATGAGCGTATCGAGCAGGTCGAAGAGATGCTGCCCGGGGCCAATTGCGGCGGGTGCGGTTTTGCCGGCTGTGCGGACTTTGCCAAAGGCGTTGTTGCCGGAAAAGCGACTCCGGCCGGCTGTCCGGTCTGTTCGCCGGAAGATGTTGTGGCGATTTCCGATTATCTCGGCATTGCGGCCGAGGAAAAGGAAAAGATGGTGGCGCTGGTGCGCTGTTCCGGTGATATCCCGAATACCGTGCGATCACTTTATAACGGTGTGCGCGACTGCCGGTCGGCGGTGCTGGTTGCCGGCGGGGCCAAGGGGTGCGACTACGGCTGTCTCGGTTTCGGTTCCTGTGCGGAAGCCTGTCCGTTCGGGGCCATTGAGATTCGCGATGGCCTGGCCGTTGTGCACAAAGAACTCTGCGTCGGCTGCGAAAACTGTGTGGCGGCCTGTCCGAAAGATCTCATTACCATGGTTCCGGCTTCGGCCACGACCCACGTCTATTGCAATTCGCCGGAAAAAGGGGCCGTGAAACGTAAGGTCTGCAAAACCGCCTGCATTGCCTGCCGTAAATGTGTGAAGGCCTCCGGCGAAGAGGACTATATGGAAATCGACGGGTTCCTGATTCGCAGTAACTATGAAAATCCGCCGCCGGCCTCCCTCGTCGAAGCCGCCGGCTGCCCGACAACGGCACTGCGCATCGATGAAGAGCATGCAAAAGGGGCCTATGGAGGAGCATCGAAATGA
- the rsxC gene encoding electron transport complex subunit RsxC, whose protein sequence is MSEKPRKFKGGVHPNDSKALSAHKAIQTAPLYDTYKVIMHQNIGAPPELLVKKGDAVKKGSLLCKASGFVSVPLHAPTSGTVKLIDKVPGPTGVSVPCIVIEADGEDEWGSPFEPMADWRQTDPAELKQRVWDAGVVGMGGAGFPAHVKLSPPEDKPVDKLILNGAECEPYLTADHRLMLEQAEEVVLGAAILARILGLEGAVIGVESNKPDAIQALEKVAGEYNVEVASLPVNYPQGAEKQLIYAITGREVPVGKLPSDVGCVVQNVASAVAVAEAVVKGIPSIERITTVTGKPLNDPGNWKLRIGTPIDEVLKLAGGIKEQPAKLLLGGPMMGIAQSSLDVTVMKNTSGVLLIAKDEVSLYTSEPCIRCGRCVDCCPMQILPATISQAVENNRFDWAERLNVMACIECGSCSYSCPSHRPLNQQFKRAKVEIRAGLRK, encoded by the coding sequence ATGAGTGAAAAGCCGCGTAAATTCAAGGGCGGGGTTCATCCGAACGATTCCAAAGCGCTTTCAGCCCATAAAGCGATTCAGACCGCTCCGCTTTATGACACCTATAAAGTGATCATGCATCAGAATATCGGTGCGCCGCCGGAGTTGCTGGTGAAAAAAGGCGATGCTGTGAAAAAGGGTTCGCTGCTCTGCAAAGCGTCCGGTTTTGTTTCGGTTCCGCTGCATGCTCCCACTTCCGGGACGGTGAAACTGATTGATAAGGTACCGGGTCCGACGGGGGTCAGTGTCCCCTGTATTGTGATTGAAGCCGACGGGGAGGATGAGTGGGGCAGTCCGTTTGAGCCGATGGCCGACTGGCGGCAGACCGATCCGGCCGAGCTGAAGCAGCGGGTCTGGGATGCGGGTGTTGTTGGAATGGGCGGTGCGGGTTTCCCGGCGCACGTCAAGCTGTCGCCGCCGGAAGATAAACCGGTGGATAAACTGATTTTGAACGGGGCCGAATGTGAGCCCTATCTCACGGCCGACCATCGGCTCATGCTCGAACAGGCTGAAGAGGTGGTGCTCGGTGCGGCGATCCTTGCGCGCATTCTGGGGCTGGAAGGTGCTGTGATCGGGGTGGAAAGCAATAAACCCGATGCCATTCAGGCTCTGGAAAAAGTGGCTGGAGAATACAACGTCGAAGTGGCCTCGCTGCCGGTGAATTATCCGCAGGGCGCAGAAAAACAATTGATTTATGCCATTACCGGGCGCGAAGTTCCGGTGGGTAAACTGCCGAGCGATGTCGGCTGCGTGGTGCAGAATGTCGCTTCGGCCGTGGCGGTGGCGGAAGCGGTGGTGAAGGGGATCCCTTCTATTGAGCGCATCACCACGGTGACCGGAAAACCGCTGAATGATCCCGGCAACTGGAAGTTGCGTATTGGAACACCGATTGATGAAGTGCTCAAACTGGCGGGCGGCATTAAGGAACAGCCGGCAAAACTGCTGCTGGGCGGGCCCATGATGGGGATTGCGCAGAGTTCACTTGATGTAACGGTGATGAAAAACACCTCCGGGGTGCTGCTGATTGCAAAGGATGAGGTTTCGCTCTACACCTCCGAGCCGTGCATTCGTTGCGGTCGCTGTGTTGACTGCTGTCCGATGCAGATCCTGCCGGCAACCATCAGTCAGGCGGTGGAGAATAATCGGTTTGACTGGGCGGAAAGGCTGAATGTCATGGCCTGTATTGAATGTGGATCGTGCTCCTATTCCTGCCCGTCGCACCGTCCGCTGAACCAGCAGTTTAAACGAGCCAAGGTCGAGATTCGTGCCGGCCTGAGGAAATAA
- a CDS encoding RnfABCDGE type electron transport complex subunit D yields MSEETPDIRMPDPSKLMVSNSPHMRDKPTIDKIMLTVVAAMLPACIAAVLFFGLAALKVLVISTVSCILAEEGWNKLMKRPSTWRDGSAILSGILLGMNLNAGSPWWICVLGGLLAMILGKQLYGGLGYNPFNPVLVARVGLLIGFPGIMTTWHKPELGRMVIDGVTAATPLGLAPGETVLQDMILGNVGGCLGETSALALLIGGGILIWKKLIKWEVPLAFIGTVFVITGMMHLVNPEQYHSPFVHILSGGLLLGAFFMATDMVTSPMTHKGAWIFGLGCGLITSLIRLWGSYPEGVSFAILFMNALVPLIDRGTVRKPFGYVAPAKGEA; encoded by the coding sequence ATGTCAGAAGAAACACCAGACATCCGAATGCCCGATCCATCGAAACTGATGGTCAGTAATTCGCCGCACATGCGGGATAAACCGACGATCGATAAAATTATGCTGACCGTGGTTGCGGCCATGTTGCCGGCCTGCATTGCCGCCGTACTGTTTTTCGGGCTTGCAGCTCTGAAGGTCCTCGTCATCAGCACGGTCTCCTGCATCCTCGCGGAAGAAGGCTGGAATAAGCTGATGAAACGTCCGTCGACCTGGCGCGACGGCTCGGCCATTCTCTCCGGTATTTTGCTGGGGATGAACTTAAATGCCGGTTCGCCGTGGTGGATCTGTGTGCTGGGCGGTCTGCTGGCCATGATTCTAGGTAAACAGCTGTACGGCGGTCTGGGTTATAATCCGTTCAATCCGGTGCTCGTTGCCCGCGTCGGCCTGCTGATCGGTTTTCCCGGGATTATGACGACCTGGCATAAACCGGAACTGGGACGCATGGTCATCGACGGAGTCACCGCCGCGACCCCGCTGGGGCTGGCCCCCGGCGAAACCGTTCTGCAGGATATGATTTTAGGGAATGTCGGCGGTTGTCTGGGTGAAACTTCGGCGCTGGCGCTGCTGATCGGCGGCGGTATCCTGATCTGGAAAAAACTGATTAAGTGGGAAGTTCCGCTGGCTTTTATCGGCACCGTTTTTGTCATCACGGGCATGATGCATCTGGTGAATCCGGAACAATATCATTCGCCCTTTGTTCATATTCTGAGCGGCGGCCTGCTGCTGGGCGCATTCTTTATGGCTACAGATATGGTGACCTCGCCGATGACCCATAAAGGGGCGTGGATTTTCGGTCTGGGCTGCGGCCTGATTACCAGCCTGATCCGCCTGTGGGGAAGTTATCCGGAAGGCGTCAGTTTCGCGATTCTCTTTATGAATGCACTTGTGCCGCTGATTGACCGCGGAACCGTCCGTAAGCCGTTTGGCTATGTGGCTCCGGCGAAAGGGGAGGCGTAA
- a CDS encoding FMN-binding protein — protein sequence MSQQKINIPLLGTFLGIVAAVAAGLLSGVQAMTAPQIEANKKAAISRAMDQVLPEYDNDPASETNTFVCGRGWEVTFYTARKGGEIAGFAGKVDNTDDGFSGTVSLMVGIRPDGSVAEIDGGNVVNSAVIVTAQTETPGLGTAVTDRKVQKTIVDLIQGSEEIKGLVPNRYLDWYAGKKAGGEVWGIVKDGEAVNGKTGATITSRAVCEAVYAVSRTAVDHLEELSKGAE from the coding sequence ATGAGTCAGCAGAAAATCAATATTCCACTGCTTGGAACATTCCTGGGTATTGTGGCGGCGGTTGCGGCCGGGCTGCTTTCCGGAGTACAGGCCATGACGGCCCCGCAGATTGAGGCTAATAAAAAAGCGGCGATCAGCCGGGCGATGGATCAGGTACTGCCGGAATACGACAATGATCCTGCTTCAGAAACCAACACGTTTGTCTGCGGACGCGGCTGGGAGGTCACTTTTTATACCGCCCGTAAAGGGGGAGAAATCGCCGGGTTCGCCGGTAAGGTTGATAATACCGACGACGGATTTTCCGGTACGGTTTCTCTGATGGTGGGGATTCGTCCCGACGGTTCCGTTGCAGAAATCGATGGCGGAAATGTGGTGAACAGTGCCGTGATTGTTACCGCGCAGACCGAAACCCCCGGGCTGGGAACTGCTGTTACGGACCGGAAGGTGCAGAAGACCATTGTGGATCTGATTCAGGGTTCGGAAGAAATCAAGGGGCTGGTTCCCAACCGCTATCTGGACTGGTACGCCGGAAAAAAAGCCGGCGGCGAAGTCTGGGGTATCGTGAAAGACGGCGAAGCGGTTAATGGAAAAACGGGGGCCACCATTACCAGCCGGGCCGTCTGCGAAGCGGTTTATGCCGTCAGCAGAACAGCGGTCGATCATCTGGAAGAGCTTTCAAAGGGAGCCGAGTAA
- a CDS encoding electron transport complex subunit E, producing the protein MIKEFTKGLWKENPVLVLLLGMCPTLGVTSSATNGLGMGVATMFVLLGSNVVVSLIRNVVPKKIRIPVYIVIIATFVTMIDLSMQAYAPKELYDALGLFIPLIVVNCVVLGRAEAFASKNGVAKSVMDGLGMGLGFTMALVALGGVREFLAGGSLFQIKLIPGWTTDFMLWTSAPGAFIILGLFLAGMNALNIRKAKKEGKGYKPASMDCSTCNICDMEDGK; encoded by the coding sequence ATGATTAAGGAATTCACAAAAGGACTCTGGAAAGAGAATCCGGTACTGGTGCTGCTGCTTGGAATGTGTCCGACGCTGGGCGTGACTTCAAGCGCAACCAACGGGCTGGGCATGGGAGTGGCGACGATGTTTGTGTTGCTCGGCAGTAATGTTGTGGTTTCGCTGATCCGGAATGTTGTCCCGAAGAAAATCCGTATTCCGGTATATATCGTCATTATTGCCACATTTGTGACGATGATTGATCTCTCGATGCAGGCCTATGCGCCGAAAGAACTCTACGATGCACTCGGCCTGTTTATTCCGCTGATTGTGGTTAACTGTGTGGTGTTGGGTCGTGCCGAGGCATTTGCCTCGAAAAACGGCGTGGCCAAATCGGTTATGGACGGTCTTGGAATGGGCCTCGGTTTCACGATGGCACTCGTGGCACTCGGCGGAGTCCGCGAGTTTCTTGCCGGCGGATCGCTGTTTCAAATTAAGCTGATTCCCGGGTGGACGACCGATTTCATGCTCTGGACGTCTGCGCCGGGTGCATTCATTATTCTTGGTCTTTTTCTGGCCGGAATGAATGCGCTGAATATCAGAAAGGCGAAAAAAGAAGGCAAGGGCTATAAGCCGGCCTCGATGGACTGTTCCACCTGTAATATCTGTGATATGGAGGATGGTAAGTAG